The window GTTCGCTAAAGACCGCTTCGCCGTGGTTAACAAAGATTTCCACCGAACTGGTATCGGTCCAGATTTGCAGATCTAATTCTGCTTGGGGTTGCACCTTAGCAAACCGTTGGGCATCCTGGCCCGCCCTGGTAACTATGATTTCATGCTGTGATTTGTGGTAAGTAACTTGCAGTTGTTGGTCGCCTGCTTGGAATTGCAGGGTTAGTTGTGATCCCTGCCAGCTAGCTAACTTGGTATGCAAGTGCAGTTCGAGGTGCTGCGCATCGGGAACTGCCAAATTACGTTCCGTGCCGTGCCACTTCTGGTCAATCACTTGCTGCGTCCGTAACTGGGTTACTTCAGCAACCGGTAACATGCATAGTTGACCGGCGCGCCAAGTTAATTCCCGTGGGAGCGTCATCGCGCCGGCCCAGCCATCGGCTTGCTCGGGAAACTCCGTTTCCCACATGTCCATCCAGCCGACTACAATCCGGCGGCCGTCTGGGGCTAACATCGTTTGGGCCGCATAAAAGTCGTGCCCATGATCTAGCTCCTGCAGGTTACCGTGCTGATAATCGAGCGTTTGAAAGTCAAATTGGCCGGCTAAATAACTGGTCTGGTAGATGTTTAAATTTTCTTTCTCCGTTGCCTCGATTCCTTGTGGCGACAACAGCAATACGTCCTGACCGTTAAGCCGGAAGAAATCGGGACACTCCCACATAAAGCCGGCTTCACTAGCAGTCGAAGCTGCGGTGATCACTCCTTGATATTCCCAATCGACTAAATTAGTGGATTGATAGAGAAGGGCCCGTCCCGTCTGCGTAGCTGCAAGCTGACTTCCCAACACTAGATAATACTGCCCGTCTCGTTCAAAGACCTTGGGATCCCGGAAATGCTGGCTGTTATCAGCCGGTGGCGTTTCAATGACCGGATTCGTGGCTAATTTATAAAAATGAATCCCATCATCACTGACTGCCACGTTTTGGGTTTGCCAAAAATCATCCGGTTTGCTTTCATCCGGAACGTGATGTCCCGTATAAATGAGAAACAACCGGTTACCTTTAACGATCGCACTCCCCGAAAAACAACCGGACTCGTCGGCTTCACTATCCGGAGCAAGTGCCGGTGGCAAGTTTTCCCAGTGCAACAGGTCCTGACTACGGGCGTGCCCCCAGTGCATCGGCCCCCATTCTACTCCGTACGGATGGTACTGGTAAAACAAGTGGTAGTAACCCTGAAAGTAGACGAAGCCGTTCGGGTCGTTCATCCAGCCCTGGGGTGGCATCAGATGGTAGTGTAGGCGAAACCGGTCGTTTGTAACGGCGGGCATCCGCTGTTGCTCAAGTTTCATGTGCTTTCCTCCGTGGTGAATTAAAATCGTCTATTTGCTTAATCCGTTTTTAAATACTCCGTCAGTGCCTGCCCCGTCACCGAAGTCGGCGTCGTCATGGCTCCGGCTGGAATCCCGCTATAAAGCACCTGACCGCCGTAAATTCCGGCCCCCGGACCAATGTCAATCAGCCAATCGGCCTGGCTAATCACGTCTAAATTGTGTTCCACCAGGATTAGGCTATTTCCAGCTGCGACTAAGCGGTGAAACAGCTCGACTAGTTGGGCAGTATCTTTGAGATGCAGGCCCGCCGTCGGTTCATCGAGAAAGTAGGTCTGCCCTTTTTCACCGAGCGTTTGGGCTAACCGGAGTCGTTGCAGTTCTCCTCCAGAAACCGTCGTCAGAGATTGATCCAAACCAAGATAGCCGAGTCCCACTTCTTGGAGCCGTTTTAGTGGCGTTACTAGGTCGGGTTCCGCGGCAAAGAAATCCACCGCTTCATCCACTGATAACGCTAGCACGGCTGCGATGTCTTTGCCGTGGTATTGATATTGTAAAGCTTCCTGACTATACCGCTTACCACCACATAGCTCACAGACCTGTTTGACCGGGTCCATAAATGCCATATCGGTAATCGTGATCCCCTTCCCCTTACACCGCGGGCAAGCACCCTTCCCGTTGTAACTAAAGAGCTGGGTTGAAACCCCGTTGTTTTTCCCAAACAAGCGTCGGATGGGGTTCAATAGGTTTAGATACGTCACTGGCGTCGAACGAATGCTAATTCCGGCGGCTTGCTGGGTTAAATCAACGTAGTTACCGTTTAGCTTCCGCTTCAAGGCCAGGGCCAGCGAACTCTTTCCCGAACCCGCCACTCCCGACAGCACGGTCATGATTCCCATTGGTACTTTGACACTGACGTCCTGCAGGTTGTGCAGATGAACGTGGTCTAAGGCCACAAACTCATGCGGTTCGTGGGGCGTGGCCAGTTGGTGCGGTTTCCGCAGCCATTCCCCGGTTAGAGTATTAGAGGCACGTAATTCCGGATAAGTGCCTGTAAAGGTAATTTCCCCACCGGCGGCTCCAGCTTGCGGCCCGACTTCCACAACGTGATCGGCAATCGTAAACAAGACCGGATTGTGGTCGACCACAAAGATGGTATTGCCCTTATCCTTCAGCTTCAGCAAAGCTTTTTTAATCAGTTGAATGTCGTGCGGATGTAATCCGACGCTAGGTTCATCAAATACGTACAACAGGTCTGACAGCGAGTTCGTGAGGTGTTTGGCAATCTTAATCCGCTGCACTTCTCCCCCAGAGAGCGTGCTGGTGGTTCGGTCCAAGGTCAGATAACCGAGCCCAATCTCAATCAACGGGTTAATTTTGGTGGTTAAACTCCGGATGATTTCGTCACCTAAGTTGTTTTTAATCCCCTGTAAAAATTCCAGAAATTGGACCAGGTTCATTTTGGTTGCTTTCGCAATGTTCACGTCGTTAATGGTGACACTCAGCGCCTGTTGGTTTAACCGGGCGCCCCGACAGACCGGACATTCCCGCTGGGTGACGACCTCGTTAATGGCGTCCTGATGATGTTTTCCTTCCGAGCTGTGCAGAATCGAGCGAACGATCCGGGGTACCACTCCTTCGTAATCTGCACTCTTAAAGGCCGCTGGTGAGTTCGGAAACGGCTGCTTGGGCGCATGCATTAGTAACTCGTATTCAGCGGGGGTGTAGTCTTTAATCGGTTTATCGTTATCAAATAACCCCGAATCCCCGTAACGGCGCCACCGCCAACTACCCGGACGGAAGCTGACGAAGGTAATGGCCCCTTCGTTTAACGATTTCTCCGGATCAATCAGCTTGCTTTCGTCCACGTCATCCACATAGCCGAGTCCCTGACAGTTAGGACACATTCCCTGGGGTAGGTTAAACGAAAAGACTTCTGAATACCCCACAAAGTGGTCCCCAATCCGTGAGTACAGCAACCGAAGCAGCGAGTAGATTCCGGTATAGGTTGCCAAAGTAGAGCGGGCGTTTCCTGTCAGTTGTTTTTGTTCAATCGCAATGGCTACCGGCAGGTTCTCAATCTCACCGACCTCTGGCTGTCCGTACTTAGGTAGATACTGCTGGGTAAAACTAGGGAAAGTTTCGTTAAGTTCCCGCCGTGACTGCGCCGCCACCGTATCAAAAACTAAAGAGGATTTTCCAGATCCCGATTCCCCTAGAAAAACGGTGATTTCGTGTTTGGGTAATTGAATATTAACGTGCTTTAAGTTATTTTGGTGTGCATCTTTAACAATTATTTCGGTTGCCACCTGTTGTTTCTTCATGCTTTCCTCCGTGATGATGTCGTCGTATGGTTATAAAATAACACGACCACCAGCGCAATTAAAATCGAGAGGCCGGCCAACGCAAACAGAACAGAATAGTTCAGCCATTCGACCATCAGACCACCAAACAAGGGACCGACTGCTCGGCCAAAGGACATGAAGACGTTGAACATCCCCTGGTACTGACCCTTAGAGCGCGGATCAGCTAAACTGTCAATCCACGCGGGAATGGCGGGAAGTCCGTTCATTTCTCCAATCGTTAGGATAATCATGATGATAATGAACCAGTGATACTGACGCGCCCAGATTAACATGAAAAAGGTCGAAGCAAATAGAGTAACTCCAAACGCAATTTGGGGTACCATCCGAAAGCGCATCCCGATTCGATTGATCAGTGGTTGCCCAATCACAATTAACAACCCGTTAATCGGCCAAATAAAACTGTACTGTTCAAAGGAGATGTGCAGGTCCTGCATGTGAACTGGCATGACACTTTCCCACAGGGTGTAACTCAAATAAATAAAAAAGACCATGCCACAAATGAGCCAGATTAACCGCGGATTCGGCTGGGGCGCGGGTCCCATATCCACCTGAGCATCCGGTTGTTGGTGCGGATGGACTTGCACTGGAGGAAACTTAACGTTAAACTCAAGAATCGTCATAATCAATAGAATGACGTAGAAAAACGAAGCAACCGCAAAGACAACTCCAACGCCGTACTTCATCAAGTACCCGACCGCGGCGGTTCCAATTACAACCCCTAGGTTCACGCCGATGTACACCGAGTTAAACACCTGCCGGGTACTTTTACTGCGCACCTTGGCCGCATATGCGTTAAGGATGGTTAAACTGGATCCTTCTCCTAGTCCATATACGAACAACATGATGGCAAACATGGGCCAGCCGTGGGAGAAGATTAGTACCACGACCGCCGCCAGAGCAATGGAGATGCTAATGATGGCAGTTTTGTACGGCGACCACCGGTCAAAGAGCCGGCCACCGAGATAATTTCCCAATACCATGAAACAAGACATGATAAACAACACCACTCCCGCGACCGTTAAGGACTCGTGGAGCGTGTTATGCATGTAAACGGTGGTCAACGGCCACATTAAGGCTGCTCCAGAATTAAGAAGTAATGAATAGATTAAGACTGAAGTCAGTCGAATTTCCGAACGAGGCGTTTTCGTCATGCGCAATCCCTCCTAGATAATTAGTCATTTCTTCTATTCTCGCACAAATTCATGGGTTTCAAAAGAAACGGTTCTGGCTTTAAAGCGTGGTAAAATATGGATACTTAGTTACGAACCAACCTAATTTTAACCAACAATAGCAACTCGAAAGGAAGTCCCTTTATGATTCATATCGTTACGGATTCAACCGCCCAACTAACCCCCGAAGAAATTAAAGACAATGATTTACACGTCATCCCGTTGCAAGTCAGCTTTGAAGGCAAAACTTACCAAGATAACGTGGACATCACCCGGCAACAATTTTCAGAAATGCTCCATGATGACGAAACGGAATTCCCCAAAACTAGCCAACCAGCCATGGGTCAATTCGTAGAAACTTACGAACAAATCTTAAAGGACGATCCCGATGGGAGTATCGTTTCAATTCACATCACCCGCATCCTTAGTGGAACCGTCGAAACAGCCCAATCGGCTGCCCAACAAGTGAACGGTGACATTCGGGTGATTGATAGTAAATCAACCGACCGGGGACTTGGTTTTGAAGTCCTAAAAGCTGCTGAATTAGCAAAGGCTGGAAAATCGGCGGAAGAAGTGGAAAATGGCGTGATTGCCATGATTCCTGAAATTAGCTTACACGTGTTCGTGAACAGCTTTGATTACCTGGTTAAGGGTGGTCGTGCTAGCCGTGCCGTTGGGTTCATTTCCTCCCTCATTCAGCTCAAACCCGTCTTAGCTCTTAACGATGGTAAGCTCGAAATCGTGGCTAAATGTCGCGGTGCTAAAAAGATGCGGAAGGTCCGCGATGAAATTACGGAAACCCTCATTAACGATCCGACGGTGAAGGAGGTCGGCCTCTCCTACGTGGACTCTACCGA of the Fructilactobacillus cliffordii genome contains:
- a CDS encoding glycoside hydrolase family 32 protein, with translation MKLEQQRMPAVTNDRFRLHYHLMPPQGWMNDPNGFVYFQGYYHLFYQYHPYGVEWGPMHWGHARSQDLLHWENLPPALAPDSEADESGCFSGSAIVKGNRLFLIYTGHHVPDESKPDDFWQTQNVAVSDDGIHFYKLATNPVIETPPADNSQHFRDPKVFERDGQYYLVLGSQLAATQTGRALLYQSTNLVDWEYQGVITAASTASEAGFMWECPDFFRLNGQDVLLLSPQGIEATEKENLNIYQTSYLAGQFDFQTLDYQHGNLQELDHGHDFYAAQTMLAPDGRRIVVGWMDMWETEFPEQADGWAGAMTLPRELTWRAGQLCMLPVAEVTQLRTQQVIDQKWHGTERNLAVPDAQHLELHLHTKLASWQGSQLTLQFQAGDQQLQVTYHKSQHEIIVTRAGQDAQRFAKVQPQAELDLQIWTDTSSVEIFVNHGEAVFSERFYPLIAPEITLVADAPVTVQLTGYQLH
- a CDS encoding DegV family protein, whose product is MIHIVTDSTAQLTPEEIKDNDLHVIPLQVSFEGKTYQDNVDITRQQFSEMLHDDETEFPKTSQPAMGQFVETYEQILKDDPDGSIVSIHITRILSGTVETAQSAAQQVNGDIRVIDSKSTDRGLGFEVLKAAELAKAGKSAEEVENGVIAMIPEISLHVFVNSFDYLVKGGRASRAVGFISSLIQLKPVLALNDGKLEIVAKCRGAKKMRKVRDEITETLINDPTVKEVGLSYVDSTEDVDAVVARIKEARPDINVLVRLTCPVIMTHVGPGGFAIIYN
- a CDS encoding MDR family MFS transporter → MTKTPRSEIRLTSVLIYSLLLNSGAALMWPLTTVYMHNTLHESLTVAGVVLFIMSCFMVLGNYLGGRLFDRWSPYKTAIISISIALAAVVVLIFSHGWPMFAIMLFVYGLGEGSSLTILNAYAAKVRSKSTRQVFNSVYIGVNLGVVIGTAAVGYLMKYGVGVVFAVASFFYVILLIMTILEFNVKFPPVQVHPHQQPDAQVDMGPAPQPNPRLIWLICGMVFFIYLSYTLWESVMPVHMQDLHISFEQYSFIWPINGLLIVIGQPLINRIGMRFRMVPQIAFGVTLFASTFFMLIWARQYHWFIIIMIILTIGEMNGLPAIPAWIDSLADPRSKGQYQGMFNVFMSFGRAVGPLFGGLMVEWLNYSVLFALAGLSILIALVVVLFYNHTTTSSRRKA
- a CDS encoding ATP-binding cassette domain-containing protein; this translates as MKKQQVATEIIVKDAHQNNLKHVNIQLPKHEITVFLGESGSGKSSLVFDTVAAQSRRELNETFPSFTQQYLPKYGQPEVGEIENLPVAIAIEQKQLTGNARSTLATYTGIYSLLRLLYSRIGDHFVGYSEVFSFNLPQGMCPNCQGLGYVDDVDESKLIDPEKSLNEGAITFVSFRPGSWRWRRYGDSGLFDNDKPIKDYTPAEYELLMHAPKQPFPNSPAAFKSADYEGVVPRIVRSILHSSEGKHHQDAINEVVTQRECPVCRGARLNQQALSVTINDVNIAKATKMNLVQFLEFLQGIKNNLGDEIIRSLTTKINPLIEIGLGYLTLDRTTSTLSGGEVQRIKIAKHLTNSLSDLLYVFDEPSVGLHPHDIQLIKKALLKLKDKGNTIFVVDHNPVLFTIADHVVEVGPQAGAAGGEITFTGTYPELRASNTLTGEWLRKPHQLATPHEPHEFVALDHVHLHNLQDVSVKVPMGIMTVLSGVAGSGKSSLALALKRKLNGNYVDLTQQAAGISIRSTPVTYLNLLNPIRRLFGKNNGVSTQLFSYNGKGACPRCKGKGITITDMAFMDPVKQVCELCGGKRYSQEALQYQYHGKDIAAVLALSVDEAVDFFAAEPDLVTPLKRLQEVGLGYLGLDQSLTTVSGGELQRLRLAQTLGEKGQTYFLDEPTAGLHLKDTAQLVELFHRLVAAGNSLILVEHNLDVISQADWLIDIGPGAGIYGGQVLYSGIPAGAMTTPTSVTGQALTEYLKTD